The Paenibacillus yonginensis genome segment ATGTCCAACCATATCTTCCGTCACATAAACCGGTACGTGCTTGCGGCCGTCGTATACGCCGAAAGTGTGTCCGATAAATTGTGGGAAAATCGTGGAGCGACGGGACCAAGTTTTGATGACAGCTTTCTTGTTGGAAGCTTCCATCTCTTCAACTTTTTTGAGCAGGTACCCATCAATGAAAGGTCCCTTTTTCAAACTGCGACTCATAGGTTAAATCCTCCCTTCGAAACAACTTCAGATGATGTCGAACCGTTCCCACCGGGAAGTTATGCGTAGAAACGCATTACTTCGTACGGCGGCGAACAATATATTTATCAGAAGCTTTTCCTTTTTTACGCGTTTTGTAACCAAGGGTTGGTTTGCCCCAAGGAGACAATGGAGATTTACGGCCGATTGGAGCGCGACCTTCACCACCACCGTGTGGGTGATCGTTAGGGTTCATTACAACACCGCGAACTTCAGGGCGTTGTCCGAGCCAGCGGCTGCGTCCAGCTTTACCGATCTTCACGAGCTCGTGGTCTTCGTTACCTACGGAGCCGATTGTAGCGCGGCAAACTTTAAGAATTCTACGAACTTCGCCAGAAGAAAGACGAACAGTTACGTATTTCTCTTCTTTACCAAGCAATTGAGCTTCTGTACCGGCAGCACGAACGAGTTGTCCGCCTTTACCTGGTTGCAGCTCGATGTTGTGGATAACTGTACCTACTGGAATGTTTTCCAAAGGCAGCGCGTTACCGATTTTGATGTCAGATCCAGGACCGGAAATGACTTGGTCGCCCACTTTCAAGCCTTTAGGAGCGATGATATAACGTTTCTCGCCGTCCGCATAGTGGATCAAAGCGATGTTGGAAGTACGGTTCGGGTCGTATTCGATTGTAGCAACGCGACCTGGAATGCCGTCTTTGTTCCGTTTAAAGTCGATAATACGGTATTTACGTTTGTGTCCGCCGCCATGGTGACGAACCGTAATTTTACCTTGGTTGTTGCGGCCAGCAGTTTTGCTAAGCGGCGCAAGCAAAGATTTCTCCGGTACATTTGTTGTGATTTCTTCAAATGTAGAGACGGACATAGCACGTCTAGCCGGGGACGTCGGTTTATACTTTTTGATTGGCACTGTGTTTCCCTCCTAACTTAAAAGAATGTTATACCGATTCAAAGAATTCAAGCGGTTTGCTGTCTGCAGTCAGGGTTACGAATGCTTTCTTCCACTCGGAAGTGTAACCAGAATGACGTCCATACCGTTTAGGCTTCGCAGGAACGCGCAAAGTGTTTACATTCTTAACTTTGACTTTGAAGATCGCTTCTACAGCTTGTTTGATTTCGGTTTTGTTGGCACGAATGTCAACTTCGAAAACGTATTTCAGGTCACCCATATATTCAGCCGTACGTTCTGTGATTACAGGACGTTTGATAATATCACGAGGATCTTTCATTACGCGAGCACCTCCTCTACCTTCTGAACTGCTTCTTTCGTAATGATCAGCTTGTCGTATGTCAGGACATCAAGAACATTGATGCCGTCAGCTGCAACAAACTTAACTCCTGGGATGTTACGAGCGGAGAGCGCTACGTTATCGTCATAGCTTGGAGCTACAACCAAAGCTTTGCGGTCCACTTTCAGGTTGTTAAGAATCGCTGCGAACTCTTTCGTCTTCGGCGCGTTAAGCGTCAAAGCGTCAAGTACGATAATTTCGTTGTCGATCACTTTCGAAGAAAGCGCGGATTTGATAGCCAAACGACGAACTTTCTTAGGCAGTTTGAAAGAATAGCTGCGTGGAGTTGGACCGAAGACCACACCACCACCTACCCATTGCGGGGCACGAATGGAACCTTGACGTGCGCGGCCAGTACCTTTTTGTTTCCAAGGCTTACGTCCGCCGCCGCGTACTTCAGAACGTCCTTTTACTTTGTGTGTGCCGAAACGAAGGGAAGCGCGTTGCATTACTACTGCATCGTGCAGAACGTGAGTGTTCGGTTCGATACCGAAAACCGCATCGTTCAATTCAACTTCGCCCACCTGGCTGCCACTTACATTATAAAGTGCTACTTTAGGCATTTTGTGTTCCTCCTTTCTTCAGTCGATTATTTCTTCACCGTTTCTTGAATTTTAACGAAACCGTTCTTAGGACCAGGAATAGATCCTTTAACGAGCAGAACGTTACGTTCTACATCAATTTTAACAACTTCAAGGTTTTGGATCGTTACTGTTTCGTGACCCATATGTCCTGGAAGGTGTTTACCTTTAGGAACGCGGTTCGCTTGAATGGAACCCATGGAACCTGGTCTACGATGGTAACGGGAACCGTGAGCCATTGGTCCGCGGCTTTGTCCCCAACGTTTGATAACGCCGGCAAAACCTTTACCTTTAGAAATACCTGTTACGTCAACGAATTCGCCTTCTGCAAAGACATCAGCTTTAACCTCTTGGCCAACTTCATATCCTGCAAGATCAACACCGCGAATTTCACGAACGTAGCGCTTAGGTGTAGAGTTAGCCTTCTTGGCATGCCCTACTTCAGGTTTGTTAGCACTTTTTTCTTTCTTATCAGAAAAGCCGAGCTGAACTGCTTCGTAACCGTCGTTCTCAACATCTTTCTTTTGAAGAACTACGTTCGGACCTGCTTCGATTACCGTTACAGGAACCACGTTACCTTCGGCAGTAAACAACTGGGTCATTCCAAGCTTTTTACCTAAGATACCTTTCATGTTGACACCTCATTCCCTTTACTAATTGACTTACTTCATAAATTACAATTTAATTTCGATATCCACACCCGACGGCAGATCCAAGCGCATCAAGGCATCCACAGTTTGTGGAGTCGGATTAACAATATCGATCAAACGTTTATGTGTACGTTGTTCGAATTGTTCCCGGGAATCCTTGTACTTGTGTACCGCACGGAGAATTGTAACAACTTGCTTCTCAGTTGGAAGCGGAATCGGCCCGGATACACCAGCACCGGAACGTTTTGCAGTTTCAACGATCTTCTCAGCGGATTGATCAAGAATTCTGTGGTCGTAAGCTTTCAAACGAATACGAATTTTTTGCTTTGCCATTTTAGTCCCTCCTTCTATCGCCCAATTTGGTATCGGACATACTCCGTGAAAATTTTCTGACCACTGCTCCATGGCAAAGGGGCCGGGTGTGTCAGTAACCTCTCACATCATCGCAACGTCACAGAACAACATTCATTATTATATAGAAAAGATAGGCGTTATGCAAGCTTATTTTAAAAAAAATGAATAATTCTCAAAGCTAATTATTGCCGGCATCTTCGAGCGTTAGCCCTCTTCACAAACGTCCCATCTATCGACCTATATATAATAGTAAAAAGTCGTTTATTCCGGCCCGCATTCACTTGCTTGCCGCTAGAGTAAAGGGCTGAGTTTTTTTTTTTTTTCAGCCCCTCCTCATCAAACCGTACGTGAGGTTTTCCCTCATACGGCTTTCCGATGTTCGTCATTCATGTGCGTGCGACTTACAAAAGCGTTTTGAGTCCATACATTTGGCAGAGCAACTTAACCTCATTTCCAGAACTGCGCCAGCGACTACGTTGGCGCTTCTTTGCGTACCACTTCGTTAGCCTTGTGCGGATGTACCCATCTAACTTTGTCATCCATTTGGAACTGTATGGCGTCGAATAGTAGTTCTTCCAGCCTTGGATTCTCAGGTTGAGCCAGTCCACATGTTCTTGGAACGAAACGTGCCGCATTTTCGGCGGCGCGAGTCGTTCTTTAACGACTTCCCGAATGTGTTTCTCTGCTTTAACACAGAGCCATTGTTGCGTCGTATAGTACACGCGGTTCTGCCCCGTTTCTGCTTTCGTCTTCCGGTGGTGCATGCCGAGGAAGTCAAACCCTTCTTCTCCCGTCCATATCCCCACAATCCGCGTCTTTTCCGGATGCAAGGTCAGTTCCAGACGCTCCATTATCGCTTGAATGAGTTTGTACCCATGGAGCGCATCTTTCTTTGTCTTGCACACGACGACAAAGTCGTCTGCGTACCGCGTGAGTTCCCCGACCTCTTTGCCATGCTTTTCCCACAATCGGTCGAAGTAGTTCAGGTAGATGTTCGCCAGTAGCGGCGAGATCACCCCGCCCTGCGGCGTTCCCAGATCGGAACGTCTGACCGTTCCTTCCTCCGTCACTCCTGCTCCGAGCCATTGCCGAATGAGCTTGAGAATGCGTCTGTCGCTGATTCGCATTTCTACCAGTTTCATGAGCTTCTCTTGGTTAATGTTGTCGAAGTAGCCTTGGATGTCGACGTCGACCACCCAATTGCCTTTGCGGTTGCAGGCTTTACGGATTTGCTCCAGCGCTTGTTTTGCGCCTCGCTTCGGTCGAAAGCCAAACGAGCATTCCTGAAAATCGGCTTCAAAGATCGGTTCCACTATGAGTTTCGTTGCCATTTGCACGACGCGGTCCCTTACCGTTGGAATGCCGAGCGGGCGTTTCCGTCCGTCTTTCTTCGGAATGTAGTGACGGCGCACGGGCTGGGGGCGGTAGGACTTCTTCTGGAGCCGTTCTCGGCATTCCGCTACGAATCGGTCTTCACCCATCTTCGCTATATCTGCCAAGGTTTCACCGTCGATGCCTGCCGCTCCTTTGTTTGCCCGTACTCTCCGCCACGCTTCCTGTAGCACATCCAATCGATGGACTTTGTCGTACAGTGCATGGAACTTTCTGCTCTTGCTCGTCTTGGCCGCATGACCTAGCTTCTCTTGGAGTTGTTGAACTTTTTCTGTTGGTGTCGTTAGCCTTCTGGCATTCACTCACTCGTACCTCCTTGTGAAGCTTGAACAAAGCAGGGCGCCTTCCCTCCCGCAGGTTGTGTTGTCCTGCGTTCCCCGGTACTATTCGCCCCTCGGACTCCCTTCCTGCAGACGGATCACTTCACCTTTTGGCTTATAGAGCGTCTCTTTACGGTTTCGAAAAAAAAATCTCCGTGCAGGGGAGGGTCTCCCCAGTTCACTGCATCCTCTTTCATCCCATGCCGATCCCTCTACGCCGGAGGATTCTTCGCTGACGCTCCAAGTTCTTATCAGCTTCCATGGCCTTCGCCCATGCTCGCGGGGCTCGGCTTCCTCTTTTCCCTCTTGCGAGGCCTTTTTGACGACGCGGCAGGATTCACTTTATGTTACGGCCTGACATGTTGCTCGCCCTGTCTCCGACAGGTACTTTCGTCGATACGCTTCTACGCACAGCTTTCGCCATACGCAGGTATCCTAGCTACACAGGGGCTTGGCCCCTCCTGTGACCGGACTTTCACCGGCTAGAAGATGCGTGCTTAGCTGGGCACGCCAGGCACAAAAAAATCCGGCACCGCCAAAGCGACACCGGATTCTCTAACTTGCGTTCACAGTACATTGTTACTCTTCACAGCACATTGTTGCTTTATAAAGATAAGGTTAATCAACCTTATTATTTGGAGATTGTAGCTACGGAACCTGCACCTACTGTACGTCCGCCTTCACGAATGGAGAACTTAGTTCCTTCTTCGATCGCGATAGGGGAGATCAGGGATACAGTTACAGTGATGTTATCACCAGGCATAACCATTTCAGTACCTTCTGGCAGATTTATAACGCCAGTTACGTCAGTTGTACGGAAATAGAATTGTGGACGGTAGCCAGTGAAGAAAGGTTTGTGACGGCCACCTTCTTCTTTAGTCAAAACGTACACTTGAGCTTCGAACTCAGTGTGTGGTTTAACGGAAGCTGGTTTAGCCAATACTTGACCGCGTTCGATTTCTTTACGGTCAACACCACGAAGCAGTGCGCCGATGTTGTCGCCGGCTTGAGCGGAGTCCAGCAATTTGCGGAACATTTCTACGCCAGTTACAACGGATTTTTTAGTTTCTTCGTGGATACCCACGATTTCGATTTCGTCGCCAACTTTAACAGTACCGCGCTCTACACGACCAGTAGCAACTGTACCACGGCCAGTGATGGAGAACACGTCCTCGACAGGCATCAAGAATGGCTTGTCAACTTCACGTTCAGGCAACGGAATGTAAGTGTCGATTGTTTCGAACATTTCGACGATTTTTTGAGCCCATTCGCCGTCTGGGTTTTGCAAAGCTTCACGAGCGGAACCGCGAGTGATTGGAGTGTCGTCGCCTGGGAAGTCGTATTCGGACAACAGGTCGCGTACTTCCATTTCAACCAATTCCAGAAGCTCTTCGTCTTCTACCATGTCGCATTTGTTCAAGAATACAACGATGTAAGGAACGCCTACTTGGCGGGACAACAGGATGTGTTCGCGAGTTTGCGGCATTGGGCCGTCAGCTGCGGATACAACCAGGATCGCTCCGTCCATTTGTGCAGCGCCAGTGATCATGTTTTTAACGTAGTCGGCGTGTCCTGGGCAGTCAACGTGTGCATAGTGACGGCTAGGAGTTTCGTATTCTACGTGTGCAGTGGAGATAGTGATACCGCGTTCGCGTTCTTCTGGAGCTTTGTCGATTTGGTCGAAAGCTACCGCTGCGCCACCGTATTTTTTGGACAATACAGTTGTGATTGCAGCTGTCAAAGTTGTTTTACCATGGTCGACGTGACCGATAGTACCGATATTAACATGGGGTTTTGTACGTTCGTATTTAGCCTTAGCCATTTTAAACAATTCCTCCTCAAATTTAAGGTTTGTTATGTTAGGTCAGAGCGAAGGGGCCGCTATGCGGCACTTCCGCTCCAACAGGTGAAACGATTATTCTCCGCCTTTGTTCTTGGAGATGATCTCTTCAGCGATGTTCTTAGGAACTTCTTCGTAGTGGGAGAGTTCCATAGAGAACACACCGCGTCCTTGAGTACCAGAACGGAGGGTTGTAGAGTAACCGAACATTTCGGAGAGAGGCACTTTAGCACGGATAATTTGAGTACCACCGCGGGAATCCATACCTTCGATACGGCCGCGACGGGAGTTCAGCATACCCATAACATCGCCCATGTACTCCTCAGGCACTGTTACTTCTACTTTCATGATTGGCTCAAGCAATACAGGCTTACATTTGTCCTTAGCCGCTTTAAGAGCCATGGAGCCTGCAATCTTAAACGCCATTTCACTGGAGTCGACATCATGGTAAGAACCGTCTACGATAGTGGCTTTTACGTCTACAACCGGGAAGCCGGCGAGCATACCATTTTTCATAGCTTCTTCAATACCTTGTTGTGCTGGTCCAATGTACTCTCTAGGTACAGAACCGCCGACGATTTTGCTGTCGAACTGACTGCCTGTTCCTGGCTCGAGAGGTTCGAATTCAACCCAAACGTGACCGTATTGACCACGACCACCGGACTGACGAACAAATTTACCTTCAACGCGCGCAGGCACTGTAATGGTTTCGCGGTAAGCAACCTGTGGTTTACCCACATTGGTTTCTACTTTGAACTCACGGCGCATACGGTCGATGATGATATCCAGGTGAAGCTCACCCATACCGGCCAGAATGGTTTGACCTGTTTCTTCGTCTGTATGAGCGCGAAGCGTAGGGTCTTCTTCTGTCAGCTTGCTGAGTGCAACACCCATTTTATCTTGGTCGGCTTTGGTTTTAGGCTCAACCGCGATTTCGATTACCGGATCAGGGAAGTTCATGGACTCCAGGATAACCGGATTCTTCTCATCACAAAGTGTATCACCTGTGCCTGTATCTTTCAAACCAACCGCTGCCGCGATGTCACCAGAGTAAACTTCACTGATTTCTTGACGGCTGTTAGCGTGCATTTGAAGGATACGGCCGATCCGTTCACGTTTGCCTTTTGTAGCATTCAATACGTAAGAACCGGATTGCAAAATACCGGAGTATACGCGGAAGAATGTCAATTTACCCACATAAGGGTCAGTCATGATTTTAAATGCCAAAGCCGCGAACGGCTCTTCGTCAGAAGAATGACGAACCGCTTCCGAACCATCTTCAAGGTGACCCTTGATCGCTGGAACGTCTACAGGAGCTGGCAAGTAATCAATAACAGCGTCCAGCATCAGCTGAACCCCTTTGTTACGGTAAGAGGAACCGCAGATAACCGGGAAGATTTTAACTTCAACAACACCCTTACGGAGTGCAGCTTTCAGTTCTTCGACAGTGATTTCCTCGCCTTCGAGGTATTTCATAGTCAGGTCTTCGTCCAGTTCCGCTACTTTCTCAACCAGTTCGTTGCGAAGCTCTTCAACTTGGTCGAGGTATTGTTCCGGAATTTCAATTTCTTCGATATTTTGACCCAAATCGTCTTTATACATATACGCTTTTTGGCCAACAATATCGATAATGCCTACGAAGTCGTTTTCTGCACCGATTGGCAGCTGGATTGCAACTGCGTTCGCTTGCAGACGATCACGCATGTCCTTAACAACGTTCAGGAAGTCGGCACCGATGATGTCCATTTTGTTGACATAAGCGATCCGAGGAACGCCATAACGGTCTGCCTGTCTCCAAACGGTTTCAGACTGCGGCTCAACGCCTTCTTTAGCACTGAAAACGCCTACGGCCCCGTCCAATACACGCAGGGAACGTTCAACTTCTACTGTGAAGTCAACGTGTCCCGGAGTATCAATGATATTGACGCGGTGACCTTTCCATTGAGCGGTTGTAGCAGCGGAAGTGATTGTAATCCCGCGCTCCTGTTCTTGCTCCATCCAGTCCATCGTTGCTGCACCTTCATGCACTTCACCGATTTTATGCGTACGGCCTGTATAGAACAAGATACGTTCAGTGGTAGTTGTCTTACCGGCGTCAATATGCGCCATGATACCGATGTTACGTGTATTTTTCAAGGAGAACTCTCTTGCCATGAATGGGATCTCCCTTCAAAATTGAAGTATTGGTTTTATAGGCCGAATCCTACCAGCGGTAGTGAGCAAACGCTTTGTTCGCTTCAGCCATTTTGTGTGTGTCTTCACGTTTCTTAACGGAAGCGCCAGTGTTGTTGGATGCGTCGATGATCTCAGCAGCCAGACGCTCTTCCATCGTCTTCTCACCGCGGTTGCGGGAGTAGTTGACAAGCCAACGTAATCCCAGGGATGTACGTCTTTCTGGTTTAACTTCGATCGGCACTTGGTAGTTTGCACCACCGACACGACGAGCTTTAACCTCCAGAACTGGCATGATATTCTTAAGCGCTGCTTCAAAGACTTCCATTGGATCGTTGCCAGTACGTTCTTGAATCAGGTTGAACGCATTGTACAAGATACTTTGAGCAACACCACGTTTACCGTCAAGCATGATACGGTTGATCAGACGGGTAACAAGCTTGCTGTTGTAAACCGGATCTGGCAACACGTCTCTTTTTGTAACAGGACCTTTGCGTGGCATGGATATCCCCCTTTCAAAAAAAATTCTAAATCATTGTTATGTTAAACTTAAGATTTTTTAGCTTTAGGACGTTTAGCGCCGTATTTGGAACGAGCCTGCATACGGTTGTTAACACCTGCAGTATCCAAAGCTCCGCGTACGATATGGTAACGTACACCCGGCAAGTCCTTAACCCGGCCACCACGAATCAGC includes the following:
- the rplC gene encoding 50S ribosomal protein L3; its protein translation is MKGILGKKLGMTQLFTAEGNVVPVTVIEAGPNVVLQKKDVENDGYEAVQLGFSDKKEKSANKPEVGHAKKANSTPKRYVREIRGVDLAGYEVGQEVKADVFAEGEFVDVTGISKGKGFAGVIKRWGQSRGPMAHGSRYHRRPGSMGSIQANRVPKGKHLPGHMGHETVTIQNLEVVKIDVERNVLLVKGSIPGPKNGFVKIQETVKK
- the rplD gene encoding 50S ribosomal protein L4, with amino-acid sequence MPKVALYNVSGSQVGEVELNDAVFGIEPNTHVLHDAVVMQRASLRFGTHKVKGRSEVRGGGRKPWKQKGTGRARQGSIRAPQWVGGGVVFGPTPRSYSFKLPKKVRRLAIKSALSSKVIDNEIIVLDALTLNAPKTKEFAAILNNLKVDRKALVVAPSYDDNVALSARNIPGVKFVAADGINVLDVLTYDKLIITKEAVQKVEEVLA
- the fusA gene encoding elongation factor G, with product MAREFSLKNTRNIGIMAHIDAGKTTTTERILFYTGRTHKIGEVHEGAATMDWMEQEQERGITITSAATTAQWKGHRVNIIDTPGHVDFTVEVERSLRVLDGAVGVFSAKEGVEPQSETVWRQADRYGVPRIAYVNKMDIIGADFLNVVKDMRDRLQANAVAIQLPIGAENDFVGIIDIVGQKAYMYKDDLGQNIEEIEIPEQYLDQVEELRNELVEKVAELDEDLTMKYLEGEEITVEELKAALRKGVVEVKIFPVICGSSYRNKGVQLMLDAVIDYLPAPVDVPAIKGHLEDGSEAVRHSSDEEPFAALAFKIMTDPYVGKLTFFRVYSGILQSGSYVLNATKGKRERIGRILQMHANSRQEISEVYSGDIAAAVGLKDTGTGDTLCDEKNPVILESMNFPDPVIEIAVEPKTKADQDKMGVALSKLTEEDPTLRAHTDEETGQTILAGMGELHLDIIIDRMRREFKVETNVGKPQVAYRETITVPARVEGKFVRQSGGRGQYGHVWVEFEPLEPGTGSQFDSKIVGGSVPREYIGPAQQGIEEAMKNGMLAGFPVVDVKATIVDGSYHDVDSSEMAFKIAGSMALKAAKDKCKPVLLEPIMKVEVTVPEEYMGDVMGMLNSRRGRIEGMDSRGGTQIIRAKVPLSEMFGYSTTLRSGTQGRGVFSMELSHYEEVPKNIAEEIISKNKGGE
- the rpsJ gene encoding 30S ribosomal protein S10 — translated: MAKQKIRIRLKAYDHRILDQSAEKIVETAKRSGAGVSGPIPLPTEKQVVTILRAVHKYKDSREQFEQRTHKRLIDIVNPTPQTVDALMRLDLPSGVDIEIKL
- the rplB gene encoding 50S ribosomal protein L2, with the protein product MPIKKYKPTSPARRAMSVSTFEEITTNVPEKSLLAPLSKTAGRNNQGKITVRHHGGGHKRKYRIIDFKRNKDGIPGRVATIEYDPNRTSNIALIHYADGEKRYIIAPKGLKVGDQVISGPGSDIKIGNALPLENIPVGTVIHNIELQPGKGGQLVRAAGTEAQLLGKEEKYVTVRLSSGEVRRILKVCRATIGSVGNEDHELVKIGKAGRSRWLGQRPEVRGVVMNPNDHPHGGGEGRAPIGRKSPLSPWGKPTLGYKTRKKGKASDKYIVRRRTK
- the rpsS gene encoding 30S ribosomal protein S19 — translated: MSRSLKKGPFIDGYLLKKVEEMEASNKKAVIKTWSRRSTIFPQFIGHTFGVYDGRKHVPVYVTEDMVGHKLGEFAPTRTYKGHTDDDKKTRR
- the rpsG gene encoding 30S ribosomal protein S7 — encoded protein: MPRKGPVTKRDVLPDPVYNSKLVTRLINRIMLDGKRGVAQSILYNAFNLIQERTGNDPMEVFEAALKNIMPVLEVKARRVGGANYQVPIEVKPERRTSLGLRWLVNYSRNRGEKTMEERLAAEIIDASNNTGASVKKREDTHKMAEANKAFAHYRW
- the tuf gene encoding elongation factor Tu, with product MAKAKYERTKPHVNIGTIGHVDHGKTTLTAAITTVLSKKYGGAAVAFDQIDKAPEERERGITISTAHVEYETPSRHYAHVDCPGHADYVKNMITGAAQMDGAILVVSAADGPMPQTREHILLSRQVGVPYIVVFLNKCDMVEDEELLELVEMEVRDLLSEYDFPGDDTPITRGSAREALQNPDGEWAQKIVEMFETIDTYIPLPEREVDKPFLMPVEDVFSITGRGTVATGRVERGTVKVGDEIEIVGIHEETKKSVVTGVEMFRKLLDSAQAGDNIGALLRGVDRKEIERGQVLAKPASVKPHTEFEAQVYVLTKEEGGRHKPFFTGYRPQFYFRTTDVTGVINLPEGTEMVMPGDNITVTVSLISPIAIEEGTKFSIREGGRTVGAGSVATISK
- the ltrA gene encoding group II intron reverse transcriptase/maturase gives rise to the protein MLQEAWRRVRANKGAAGIDGETLADIAKMGEDRFVAECRERLQKKSYRPQPVRRHYIPKKDGRKRPLGIPTVRDRVVQMATKLIVEPIFEADFQECSFGFRPKRGAKQALEQIRKACNRKGNWVVDVDIQGYFDNINQEKLMKLVEMRISDRRILKLIRQWLGAGVTEEGTVRRSDLGTPQGGVISPLLANIYLNYFDRLWEKHGKEVGELTRYADDFVVVCKTKKDALHGYKLIQAIMERLELTLHPEKTRIVGIWTGEEGFDFLGMHHRKTKAETGQNRVYYTTQQWLCVKAEKHIREVVKERLAPPKMRHVSFQEHVDWLNLRIQGWKNYYSTPYSSKWMTKLDGYIRTRLTKWYAKKRQRSRWRSSGNEVKLLCQMYGLKTLL
- the rplW gene encoding 50S ribosomal protein L23 is translated as MKDPRDIIKRPVITERTAEYMGDLKYVFEVDIRANKTEIKQAVEAIFKVKVKNVNTLRVPAKPKRYGRHSGYTSEWKKAFVTLTADSKPLEFFESV